A region of Moorena producens PAL-8-15-08-1 DNA encodes the following proteins:
- a CDS encoding flavocytochrome c has protein sequence MDKSTFSNWDTEADVVVVGSGVAGLAAAVEAKNAGASVVVLEKRSACGGNSIMSDGGIAVAGSDFQKQYGIVDSWELMYEDMLRAGLNMNDAYLAKIVAQQSNSVLEWLTEYLAAKFRHKPIIFGGHSVPRIHLLHNCSGTAIVKPLLSKVKELGIEIKTNISLTKFGKDVREIEVYDKKQNQARAVYANTGVVLATGGFGGDVAFRMLHDARLTSTVGNTNRLDTTAEGMLEAIKIGASSVHLEYIQLSPWSSPDEKADKIATEFFYTVFPYGIVVHPLTGKRFFNELADRKIRADSILDVGQPSIGIADLEGINISGHSMDRYLSRNIVKRFEDLEELAAAYSLPYQALKETLDRYNKYVENKKDESWQKPIPLDAKPLHAPYYAMRLWPKVHYTIGGVTINPKAQVIDNNGQPIQGLYAAGEVTGGIHGASRLGGSSLTECVVFGRIAGRHAALQKFTSIY, from the coding sequence ATGGATAAGTCTACTTTCTCTAATTGGGATACAGAGGCAGATGTGGTAGTTGTTGGTAGTGGAGTTGCTGGACTAGCGGCTGCGGTTGAAGCCAAAAATGCTGGTGCATCGGTAGTTGTTCTAGAAAAGCGTAGCGCCTGTGGCGGAAATTCCATCATGAGTGATGGAGGGATTGCGGTTGCGGGGAGTGATTTTCAGAAACAATACGGTATTGTAGACTCTTGGGAACTCATGTATGAGGATATGTTGAGAGCTGGCTTGAATATGAATGATGCATATCTGGCTAAGATAGTTGCTCAACAGTCTAATTCTGTACTAGAGTGGCTTACTGAATATTTAGCTGCCAAATTTAGACATAAGCCCATAATCTTTGGGGGTCATTCTGTTCCTCGTATCCATCTGCTACACAATTGTTCTGGAACAGCAATTGTGAAACCTCTTCTTTCAAAGGTAAAGGAGTTGGGCATTGAGATCAAAACCAATATTTCCCTCACGAAGTTCGGAAAGGATGTTCGAGAGATTGAAGTTTATGACAAAAAGCAAAACCAAGCTAGAGCAGTCTATGCAAATACCGGTGTCGTTTTAGCTACTGGTGGTTTTGGCGGAGATGTTGCTTTCCGAATGCTTCATGATGCTCGTCTAACCAGCACCGTAGGTAATACTAATCGTTTGGATACTACAGCAGAAGGAATGCTAGAGGCGATCAAGATTGGTGCTAGTTCTGTCCATTTAGAATATATTCAGTTATCACCTTGGAGTTCTCCTGACGAGAAAGCTGATAAAATTGCTACCGAATTTTTTTATACAGTTTTTCCCTATGGGATAGTGGTTCATCCCTTAACAGGAAAGCGGTTTTTTAATGAATTAGCAGACAGAAAAATTAGAGCAGATTCAATTTTAGACGTTGGTCAACCCAGCATTGGTATTGCTGATTTGGAAGGTATAAACATTTCTGGTCACAGTATGGATCGGTACTTAAGCAGGAATATTGTTAAAAGGTTTGAAGACTTGGAGGAACTTGCTGCAGCATATTCTCTGCCTTATCAAGCTTTAAAAGAAACTCTCGATCGCTACAACAAGTATGTCGAGAATAAGAAAGATGAGAGTTGGCAAAAGCCTATTCCATTAGATGCAAAACCTCTCCATGCTCCATATTATGCTATGCGATTGTGGCCTAAGGTACATTACACTATCGGAGGTGTTACCATCAACCCTAAAGCTCAAGTTATTGATAATAATGGCCAGCCTATTCAAGGCTTGTATGCTGCAGGAGAAGTGACAGGCGGTATTCATGGTGCCTCTCGCCTGGGGGGTTCTTCTTTAACTGAATGCGTGGTGTTTGGTAGAATCGCTGGTAGACATGCTGCTTTACAAAAATTTACATCAATTTACTAG
- a CDS encoding vitamin B12 dependent-methionine synthase activation domain-containing protein — protein MNTIVLEPLKQLKQHIIDADSIGLEEALDEALKDYSPRQIINTCLLEAMRTVGDLYGSREIPLPSVIKSAETKKAAVAYLETHMDKEEAEDITQGKCLIATVEGDLHDLGKNLVDIILSSNGYKVINLGINQPIDNILKAYEENQPDCIAMSGLLIKTMAVMKHNLEIFNEKGITVPVILGGAALTPKFVEKDCKNTYKGQVVYGKNAFVDWHFMDKLMSAKADDNWDDLKGFLDEENSPPPALTLEEMGQMPFAEANQYKLYMNDSFVYNEESLAKESSAKKSVVIDTKRSHVVTLDVERPTPPFWGTQVLKDGDISIEDIYPYVDVQLLYVGRWRFRKLKDQSQQDYNEFLATKAYQVLEEWKEKVIADDLIHPAAIYGYFPCNAEGNTVYVYDPEDHDKLLTTFEFPRQRGGKRLCIADFYATKESGQIDVFPMQIVTAGEIGTTHAQKLFEADNYLDYHYYHGVAMQMADAIADWLHARIRKELGFGSEEPDTITDIMRQRYRGSRYSFGYPACPNMADQFKQMDLLDTSRIDVYMNESEHLLPEQSTTAFVAHHPVAKYFNT, from the coding sequence ATGAACACAATCGTTTTAGAACCTCTCAAACAACTCAAACAACATATTATTGATGCTGACTCTATTGGTTTAGAGGAAGCTTTAGATGAAGCATTAAAAGACTATTCCCCCCGACAGATTATTAACACTTGCCTCTTAGAGGCTATGAGGACTGTCGGCGACTTATATGGTTCAAGAGAAATTCCGTTACCGTCCGTTATAAAATCGGCGGAGACTAAAAAAGCGGCGGTAGCGTATTTAGAAACCCATATGGATAAGGAAGAAGCTGAGGATATTACTCAGGGTAAATGTCTGATTGCGACGGTAGAAGGTGACCTCCACGATCTTGGTAAAAATCTAGTTGATATTATCCTTTCTAGCAATGGTTACAAGGTAATCAATTTAGGCATTAACCAACCAATCGATAACATTCTCAAAGCCTACGAAGAAAATCAACCAGACTGCATTGCCATGAGTGGCTTGTTGATCAAGACTATGGCAGTTATGAAGCATAATTTAGAAATTTTTAATGAAAAAGGCATTACCGTTCCTGTTATCTTAGGTGGCGCTGCATTAACGCCTAAGTTTGTGGAAAAGGATTGCAAAAATACCTATAAAGGTCAAGTTGTCTATGGAAAAAATGCTTTTGTTGATTGGCATTTTATGGATAAACTAATGTCAGCAAAAGCTGACGATAATTGGGACGACCTGAAAGGATTTTTAGATGAAGAAAATTCACCTCCCCCCGCACTAACCTTAGAAGAGATGGGGCAAATGCCATTTGCCGAAGCAAATCAATATAAACTTTATATGAATGACTCATTTGTTTATAATGAAGAATCTTTGGCAAAAGAATCATCGGCAAAAAAATCGGTGGTAATTGATACTAAGCGTTCCCATGTAGTAACTTTAGATGTAGAACGCCCTACTCCTCCTTTTTGGGGAACTCAAGTATTAAAAGATGGAGACATATCAATTGAAGACATTTACCCTTATGTAGATGTACAGCTTTTATACGTGGGACGGTGGCGATTCCGTAAGCTAAAAGATCAATCACAACAAGATTATAATGAGTTTTTAGCCACAAAAGCTTATCAAGTTTTAGAAGAATGGAAAGAAAAAGTTATTGCCGATGACCTAATACATCCGGCAGCCATTTATGGCTATTTCCCCTGTAACGCTGAAGGGAATACAGTGTATGTCTACGATCCAGAAGATCACGACAAACTGCTAACAACCTTTGAATTCCCCCGTCAACGGGGAGGAAAACGTCTTTGTATTGCGGATTTCTATGCCACTAAAGAATCAGGTCAAATCGATGTCTTCCCCATGCAAATTGTAACAGCAGGTGAAATAGGAACCACCCATGCACAGAAGCTATTTGAAGCGGATAATTATCTTGACTACCACTATTATCATGGTGTGGCGATGCAGATGGCAGACGCCATAGCGGACTGGTTGCACGCTAGAATCCGTAAGGAGTTAGGATTTGGGTCAGAAGAGCCGGATACTATAACCGATATAATGCGCCAACGCTATCGAGGATCTCGTTATAGTTTCGGTTATCCTGCTTGCCCTAATATGGCAGATCAATTCAAACAAATGGATTTACTCGATACCTCTCGCATTGATGTGTACATGAACGAAAGTGAGCATCTACTACCTGAACAGTCTACCACGGCGTTTGTTGCTCATCATCCTGTAGCAAAATACTTTAATACTTAG